CCTATGGTCCACTAGTAACTTCAGTACCcaagttttcaaaactatcacaatggtacccaaaATATCCTGCCCGACCCAACTTTCATACCCGCCGTCCATGACGGCGTTAACTATCATGCCACGTGGCATTTTCTTAGGGGTAAAACCGACCCTTACCTCCACCATTCCCAGTTCCCACCATGGTTGCCATCTGCAAATCCAAACGCAGAGGAGACCAAGGCTAATCGGCAAGCATCTTTAGGTGAGGTTAGGGAAAGAATATAGGCTCAAATCCATTTTTCAATCACAACCCAAAGAAATCTTGTGTGTATGTTTCAAATGGAAAATTAGGAggaaaaaatttctattttcaacgagagagacagagagagagagtttagggaAATCGGTGAGCGATCTCGGTGGTGGAATCGCTGGTTGAAGCCCCACAGCTGGCCAGACGAGCACACCAGGCCGAGCGCTGGTTCCAGCAGCCCCGCGTCTCCTCCTCTCCAGCCCAGCGTCCCCCCCTGCCGCGAAGACCCCGCCAGACCAGCAGCCTCGCCTACCCCCCTCTGCACGTACATCTCCCTCCGCGCTATTGCCCCAGCATCAGCAGTCCTGGGCCCGCGTCCCGCGCCTGCTCTTGGGCAGCCTGCCCACCTCGATCTACCAGCAggggaaggaagaagaagagagaaaagaaaaaaggaagaagagagagagtgggaaaaaaattgtgacccagcccaaagaaaagaaaaaaagagagaaagatgggTGATGCCTGATCAGATCTAAGAAATGAAGTTAATTTGCCCCAATTCTGGGTTTCATTCTTTTGCCAATGGTCCGGAGAAGATGATGACAGAgttaggaggaagaagaagatgaagagagcttgaggaagaagaagaaatttagtgaaatgacgaaaatacccttcaaaatttgacagttgactaactccgtaacggccaacagtgttttaggtactaaagttgggtcggggtccgaacttcaggtactattgtgatagttttgaaaacttgGGTACTGAAGTTACTAGTGGgccataggttgggtactgtttatATCTTTTTCCCTTCAAAACAATACCTAATTTATtttataaagaaacaaaaaatataaatgggtGGGTATGGGTTTACCCGTTTAGAAATTGGTTGGGTAAATACCCATATCTGGAAATTATTTGATGGGTATTACCCACAAACTATTACTAGGTGGGTATTACCCAGCGGGTATTACCCAATGGGTATGAATGCCAACTCTAAAGCCGATCCTCCTCGGAATCCCTCTCCTCAGCTTCTCCTCCGCAGCCGAGGATTTCGAACGGGGATCTCCACCTCCATgtaaagaaattaaattctcCAGAATTGAATCAACGGCGACGAAATTCAAAGCCCTAGGGAAGGTTCAGACGGCGTCGTTTCCTGCGCTCTGTGGATTTGGGGAAGATGAATTATTGGGGAGTGTTACTTGGGGTTTCTGTTTTGTTGTGGATATTGGGTCGGTGGCAATGCCCTTAAATTTGTGATGAAACTCGAGTATTTTggtaatttttcattaaaattggAAGTCAGACTTGCATAATTTGTCTTTTGGGTCTGGACAATttgtataaatatttttaaaaatgagtTTACATATGGTACTATATAATTTTCTAAACTTTCTTTGCCGAAGAAAGAATACAATTAACTTAATATTGGTGCAAATTGGGCTTAGACTTCTATGTGATTGAGCTATAACTAAGcccaatccttttttttttctttttttttttttacgaactAAACAGCTCATCTTTAGTAAGGTAGGTTACGTATATATGCACCGTCAGAACAAAAAGTATATCGATACGTATCAGCCCCAGCCGACCACCTAGCCCCAACTCGATCTCTTTCCTTACATCCACCACTTTCTCTATTCCAAAGCCTAACTTGAACGAAGAAAATCAACGTCACCATAAAGATGCGTCActgccttctcctcctcctcctctcccaTTTCATCGCTGCTGACCAACTCTGGCTCTCCGGTGGCTGGGGTCCCATCGGAGATCTCAACAAACCCTATCTGAAAGAGATCGCGGAGTTTGCAGTTTCTGAAATCAGCAAACAATCCCGCAAGAAGTTGGTATTCCAGAGCGTTCTCAAGGGTGAGCGTCAAGTAGTACGAGGATTCAATTATCTTCTTGACATTGAGGTCAAGGATGAGTCGTCGCCCCATTCCTCTAGTACTGTCATATATAAATGTTCTGTCTTCAGTGGTATCTTAGACGAGGGGATGAAATTCAAGGGTTGTGAGATCCTTTCTGGTAGGGTGGATGTCAATTTCTAGAATAATTCTGATATTTTTCGTTGTAATAATAAAgggattgtgatgaataataccAATAAAGTTGAATATTTGATAGATCGACAACTCTATTTCTTAATTACGTACTTCGTGTAATTCTATAATCCATTTGGTAGATATGtgcttcatttttatttttatttttattgcaaAATTCAATatccagtttttttttaatcttctcttaattattattagaattcttcctttcaattgaaaaaataaaagagtttttctattggaacctccaaatttactcacttgacctatATGCTTTTTatacctcttatcaaattttcaaatgctaaatttactcactaaacctcactaaacttcctcaaataaccttactcataaaatttgcaaacaaattattatctttaaattaaaaaaatttaatcatttcaatgatttaatcactctataaatcttagggaactaaatatacatttctttttttttaagggaaagacGACAAGCTATATTAAGTGAAACTGAGAAGTACATAGAGCGATGCAAAAACAtcgaaagaaagaataaaaaacttaACAAGATGCACAGACGCACCTATAAtgtagaaaaataataaaagataacaagatgcacagacgcatctagaatgaaaggtaaccatgtgacttgatgccgaacgacatcgctgcactgcatatgtcacgagAGCAGTGTAAATGTAATAGTAACGGTAACCGTAGCCGTAACCGGTGATATGAACACCTGGGAGAGGTGATTCGCTCACCGAGAGTTCGAAAGTAACCGAGGGTGTCAGAAACTCGTAAATTAGCAATCGAACTCCCAAGAACCAGAACAAAtaccatatcaaaatgagcagCTGTCTCGGATCCAAGATCCAGATTCGATTACCACTTGGGTCCCAAATGCGGACCCAAATCCGGCCTGAATCCAAGATCAAGTCTGACAGGTCAAACTTGACAAAGGCCAAGGCCCAACATAatttgatctgggcacccaaggatctgatctgggcacccaagcTGGCTTCAGCCCGACATCCGGCAATCCTTCCAGATCTGCAACGCCGGAAATCTCTCGTCTCGGTGTCAACCACACGACTCCAAGCGCCACCAACCATGGACTGCTGCACCGCCGTCGGACTCTGGCATGAAATCTCTGGTCGCGAACTCCCCCTGGTCCGATTTGGAAACCAGAAACCAGAAAACAAGTCCGACACCCGCGGTCGTTCCAACCTGCACTCCGATCTGGGTCGAAAACCTTCCCATCTCGAGCCCCTGCCACAGCATTCCAAAAGGTCACGTCTAAAATTCCAAGAAGCAGATTCGGATCCGACCCAAAACCTCCGATATCCCATCGGAAGGTCGCCAACCACCTGCACAGATCGAACTCAGCCTTGAATCACAAGTTGTGGAGATCTGAGAGAGAGGGAAAACATCGCAATCCGCCACCGCAAGAGGAATCATAGACCACGCTTTTGAGGAGCAAATTGGAAGAAAAGAGGAGGCGCTTTGCACCGAACTCGAGATATACGGCACCAAGGGATGTGCCGACATAGTTCTCCATCGGAGATGGAGAAAGTTGCAGAAACGACCACCCATAAGGGCGGCGTTCTCTCAAACCCTAGAGGTTTTCTCCTAGCACATTattaaatatacatttcttaatcaaacttgagtttcaaaaataaatgtctaatcaataagaaaatgccatgaactattatgtttttttgttttgtttttttttctattttagctgtgcaaaaaaaaataatatgaagaaatcatttgtttttattctaaaaaaaaaatcattcattttttaatgtttatttttttctgtattttttgtaccacatgataaatataatggattgacttagatttatatcatacatttttatgtcacatgatcttaattatatttttaattcttattaaatatatatgaatactttaatgagtatgtagtgaaattggaaaatgaaaatagataaggaaaataataaggaatacaatctaatattattaaaTTAGAAAGTCTGCACAAAACaagtataatatttttttggtataattattgtccttaatagtaattttataacctactatatatgtcatttaataattcataatagggtgaggtcaagtgagcagatttggaggtcccaatagaaactctcaaaataaaatgaataatatTTAAGTGCAAAGACCAATATAACCGTGCACATAACATGTATGTGGCCAAGGAAAAGAACTTAGCAGACtaatattgattaattttgtGAACTACAAGTGTGAGCTTGTGACATTAAACATTTTTAAACTACGAGAGTGATATTGAGTAAAACATCATATCAGACACCATTTATAATGTTTACCCTTATTTTCATACATATATAATAGTAGGGAAAGGAAAAGTTCCCATTGGGTATTAATTGATCTAAATTAAGGAAGAAATTCCCAATTATTGGAAAGTGTGTCCCATATTCTCATCGTCAATCAATTATGGGATAAGAAGCTCTCGCATTGATGAAACAATGACCTTCTCGCTTGCTAGTTCCTCTGATCATTCTCATGTACCCTCCTTCACCCCAATCCTGACCCCACGAGTTCTTCAGTTTCCAGTACTTAACGCCGTCATCAGTCTCCCCCATTCCAACAATGGTCATAGAGTGGTCTATCAACCCATTTCCACAGTCTTTACTGAATACTCCACCAGTGTAAAGCTGAAAATCATCTGTCGTCTTAATATCGACCGCTACCGGCTGCTGGCATACTGCCATTATCATCTCATACTCGTCATTCGGCGGCACGCGAGCAAACCCAGTAATACTTGCTTTAAATTGTTTTGCCTTATCGAGATTGCATATTCCATCCTTAGCATCATATGGGTAATTGTCGGCACTGGTGAGGCCTCCGTTCCGTTTTACGTAGTCAAATGCATCCGTTACGAGACCGCCACTGCATCCTAGGTTAGACAACTTATCACAATCAACGATTTGCTGCACGGATAGTTGAACTGAGCTATTTCTCTTTATATATGCAATCCCTTCCACTGCTGCTGCGGTCGTAAAAGCCCAGCATGCAGCTTCGTGTGCATTCAtgagaaaaattaaaggaaagaaaagtaagaagTCAATTTACAAACCCTAAGAATTAGGCTGAAGCATAATGCATTAAAAATTCTAGATTTCTTCCCCATTTGTTAACTTCTTTGATTTTCTTCAATTAAAAAGTCCATAGGACCTTAACCGTTGTGGGCTCATTGCCATATATAGAAGGATTCAATATCAAAGTGCATTTGAGTCGTGCACACTATTTTTGATCCGAAAACATAAATTCTAAGAGTTCAAAGACTTCTTACTTGCTCGATCCTAAATGTAATCGAATCCCTTACCACCTTATCGGGTTGTGAAGAGAGAGTTTAGCTTGGAACATAAGTGCAAGAAAGAGATTTATGAATTGTCATTGACGACTGAAAATGAATAAAACCACACTACCTATATTAGTTGTTACTTGTTagacccacccccccccccccccccccccccaaattaaCCTCTATATATGTAGATAAAACTTATTACCCATACTTCTCTTCCTCCGCTTAAATTCCATTTTGAGGCTGTGGTATTATCATTTCAAATACTCATGCCATGCAATGATGAAATGATGGTTTGCTTGCAAGTGATAATATAATGGTCTAGATGAAATCTTGACGACTAAATTAGGAAGGATATATAAAGTTCAAAGCCAGTAAAGTTGAAAATTTCCAGTCAAAAACCTAGTTAATTTGAGGGAAAGAAACAGCATGAGATATTAAATAAACTAGCTATTGGCTCGGGTTTTGGTAATTACCACAGTACGGAGTCTGATCCCCAGGGGGGCTCACATATCCATCTTCCGTCCAGTCCCTTGATTCATAGCATGCCTCATAGTCAAGATAATCCATTCCGACATGAGGATATGTGGAGGTCGAGTTTGAGTGGGTACTGGTGGGAGTGGGATCTCTGCCGCAGGTATAAGTTTTCAGGAATTCTTCCGGGCTTAAGTCCGAGAACTTATTCAGACCTAAGGTATAGGTCTTGTTGCCGATCTTCTTGAAGTTCTCGACGTATTCCCAGTTGGCTTTGAATATCTCAAAACGGTTTTGTTTGTGAACCTCGGTTGAGTACACCCTCTGATGTTGGACGATCCACTGGTTGAAGATCTCGGCCACGTCGACGTCGTTTGCATGGGCCAATGACGATGAGAAGAGAATCAAAATGATTGTTGTGGCAAGCTGGTTTCTGCTATCGACATAACCTGCCATCTCTTAAGCTGGTTTCTGATGAGTATGTCAGTTTAGTTGATGCGCGCAAAATGTACAAAGTGATGGCCATTTATAGGACAATGAGGATATGACGTAAAAAAAGAACTTTTTCTTAAATATTTTGTTTCATGGGTGTCTGATTATCAGTTAGGTTACGTATTTTTCTTGACATACGCTGGCTATACTAACCCCAACTATTAGTTTGGGTCTAAAATTGGGATATGGTTTGAAACAGATGACCCTATGTTTCCTAAAAATGATTGACGTAGAAGAGAAAAATTGTTTCTTACGtctttggttttttattttccttcatGGGTTGTCATCATCAATTTAAAATCAACCCAAAATAAGTTTTGAATCTGTCTTTGATCTCCTAATAAAGATGTAGATGACAAAACTCTTTATTAAGC
Above is a genomic segment from Rosa chinensis cultivar Old Blush chromosome 3, RchiOBHm-V2, whole genome shotgun sequence containing:
- the LOC112194832 gene encoding chymomexicain isoform X1, with amino-acid sequence MAGYVDSRNQLATTIILILFSSSLAHANDVDVAEIFNQWIVQHQRVYSTEVHKQNRFEIFKANWEYVENFKKIGNKTYTLGLNKFSDLSPEEFLKTYTCGRDPTPTSTHSNSTSTYPHVGMDYLDYEACYESRDWTEDGYVSPPGDQTPYCAACWAFTTAAAVEGIAYIKRNSSVQLSVQQIVDCDKLSNLGCSGGLVTDAFDYVKRNGGLTSADNYPYDAKDGICNLDKAKQFKASITGFARVPPNDEYEMIMAVCQQPVAVDIKTTDDFQLYTGGVFSKDCGNGLIDHSMTIVGMGETDDGVKYWKLKNSWGQDWGEGGYMRMIRGTSKREGHCFINARASYPIID
- the LOC112194832 gene encoding fruit bromelain isoform X2 produces the protein MAGYVDSRNQLATTIILILFSSSLAHANDVDVAEIFNQWIVQHQRVYSTEVHKQNRFEIFKANWEYVENFKKIGNKTYTLGLNKFSDLSPEEFLKTYTCGRDPTPTSTHSNSTSTYPHVGMDYLDYEACYESRDWTEDGYVSPPGDQTPYCGCSGGLVTDAFDYVKRNGGLTSADNYPYDAKDGICNLDKAKQFKASITGFARVPPNDEYEMIMAVCQQPVAVDIKTTDDFQLYTGGVFSKDCGNGLIDHSMTIVGMGETDDGVKYWKLKNSWGQDWGEGGYMRMIRGTSKREGHCFINARASYPIID
- the LOC112194308 gene encoding cysteine proteinase inhibitor 1, whose amino-acid sequence is MRHCLLLLLLSHFIAADQLWLSGGWGPIGDLNKPYLKEIAEFAVSEISKQSRKKLVFQSVLKGERQVVRGFNYLLDIEVKDESSPHSSSTVIYKCSVFSGILDEGMKFKGCEILSGRVDVNF